A genomic segment from Maridesulfovibrio ferrireducens encodes:
- a CDS encoding UbiD family decarboxylase, which translates to MGYKNTRECLNALDTRGELLRIDQVVDANIEVGAIQRRVFQAGGPALLFTNVKGCQFPMAANIYGTKDRMNFIFRDTIEMVEKLMKLKLSPMEALKKPWKYLGAPKTAWHTMPKKVSTGPIMQNETTVSKLPQLVSWPMDGGGYVTLPQVYSESPEAPGYGGSNIGMYRVQLSGNDFIPNEEVGLHYQIHRGIGHHHAQAIKNNAPLKVNIFVGGAPAMTMGAVMPLPEGLAEIFFAGAIGGHRIPMVTRQGYLPIPAEADFCISGSIVNGSGKPEGPFGDHLGYYSLAHNFPVLKVDKVYHRNDAIWPFTTVGRPPQEDTMFGEFIHELTADLVPSVFSGVHEVHAVDAAGVHPLLLAVGSERYVPYAEERQPQELLTNAMSLLGNTQTSLSKYIFIAAKEDMRSDESCHDIPAFFRHMLERADLTRDLHFITRTTIDTLDYSGISLNQGSKLVFAAAGSKKRTLSTELPANINLPDGFSDAQIFAPGILIIKGTRHQMKRDQQDSQLDRLGESLKTTKGIEGFPMIVVADDANFTAKDWDNFLWVTFTRSDPATDMYGVNAFTHAKHWGAETAIIIDARLKTYHAPALEPDPEIEKRVDALGAAGGPLHGII; encoded by the coding sequence ATGGGATATAAAAATACACGGGAATGCCTCAATGCACTTGATACACGCGGCGAACTGTTGCGCATAGATCAGGTTGTCGATGCAAACATCGAAGTAGGAGCAATCCAGCGCAGGGTATTTCAGGCCGGAGGTCCAGCCTTACTCTTCACAAATGTGAAGGGATGTCAGTTTCCCATGGCTGCAAATATTTACGGCACCAAAGACAGAATGAATTTCATCTTCCGTGATACCATTGAAATGGTCGAAAAGCTGATGAAACTTAAACTCAGCCCCATGGAAGCACTCAAAAAACCGTGGAAATATCTTGGTGCCCCCAAAACAGCGTGGCATACCATGCCCAAAAAAGTTTCCACCGGTCCGATCATGCAAAACGAAACCACGGTTTCCAAACTGCCGCAACTGGTATCATGGCCCATGGACGGCGGCGGATATGTGACCCTGCCGCAAGTTTATTCTGAAAGCCCTGAAGCCCCGGGCTACGGCGGTTCCAACATCGGCATGTATCGGGTACAGCTCTCCGGCAACGACTTTATTCCTAACGAAGAAGTAGGATTGCACTACCAGATTCATAGAGGAATCGGACATCATCACGCACAGGCAATCAAGAATAACGCCCCGCTCAAAGTGAACATATTTGTCGGCGGAGCACCTGCAATGACTATGGGTGCTGTCATGCCTCTGCCCGAAGGACTGGCTGAAATATTCTTTGCCGGAGCAATCGGCGGACACCGCATTCCCATGGTTACCCGTCAAGGATATCTGCCCATTCCTGCCGAAGCGGATTTCTGCATCAGCGGTTCCATTGTCAACGGATCAGGAAAACCAGAAGGGCCATTCGGCGATCATCTCGGCTACTATAGCCTTGCCCACAATTTTCCAGTCCTGAAAGTAGATAAAGTATACCACCGCAACGATGCAATCTGGCCGTTTACAACAGTAGGCCGCCCTCCTCAGGAAGACACCATGTTCGGTGAATTCATACACGAACTGACAGCGGATCTCGTTCCGTCCGTATTTTCAGGAGTCCACGAAGTTCATGCGGTAGACGCGGCGGGAGTACATCCCCTGCTTCTAGCTGTAGGCAGCGAACGTTATGTTCCGTATGCCGAAGAAAGACAGCCGCAGGAACTGCTCACTAACGCAATGTCATTGCTGGGCAACACACAGACCTCACTTTCAAAATATATATTCATTGCGGCTAAAGAAGACATGCGTTCAGATGAATCCTGTCACGACATACCGGCCTTCTTCCGTCACATGCTGGAGCGTGCCGATCTAACCCGCGATCTTCATTTCATCACCAGAACAACCATTGATACACTGGACTATTCCGGCATCAGCCTGAACCAAGGTTCCAAGCTGGTATTTGCCGCCGCAGGTTCAAAAAAACGCACACTTTCCACAGAACTGCCAGCAAATATCAACCTGCCTGATGGATTTAGCGACGCGCAGATATTCGCACCGGGCATCCTCATCATTAAAGGGACCAGACACCAGATGAAACGCGATCAACAGGATTCGCAACTGGATAGACTGGGCGAATCGTTAAAAACAACCAAGGGCATCGAAGGGTTCCCAATGATAGTAGTTGCGGACGATGCAAATTTCACGGCCAAAGATTGGGACAACTTTTTATGGGTGACTTTCACCCGCTCCGATCCGGCAACAGATATGTACGGAGTAAATGCATTCACCCACGCCAAGCACTGGGGCGCAGAAACAGCAATTATCATTGATGCCAGACTAAAAACATATCATGCACCTGCTCTCGAACCAGACCCCGAAATCGAAAAACGGGTTGACGCACTTGGAGCTGCCGGGGGGCCGCTACACGGAATTATTTAA
- a CDS encoding PH domain-containing protein gives MGILDGLLGNATEVEVSDVEEELSPILGDNENVERAFKVVRDMYIFTNGRLILIDKQGITGKKTEYLSILYKSISSFSVETAGHFDMDSELTLWVSGRHDPIKKELKKGSDVVGIQKLLANKILP, from the coding sequence ATGGGAATATTAGATGGACTCTTAGGAAATGCTACTGAAGTAGAAGTTTCAGATGTCGAAGAAGAACTTTCGCCGATTCTTGGTGATAATGAAAATGTAGAACGAGCTTTCAAAGTTGTTCGTGATATGTATATTTTCACCAACGGACGCCTTATTCTTATAGATAAACAAGGAATTACAGGAAAGAAAACTGAATATCTCTCTATCCTATACAAATCTATAAGCTCGTTCTCAGTTGAAACAGCTGGCCATTTTGACATGGATTCAGAACTGACTCTCTGGGTTTCCGGCAGGCACGATCCTATTAAAAAAGAACTCAAAAAAGGCAGTGATGTTGTAGGGATTCAAAAATTATTAGCAAATAAAATACTTCCCTAG
- a CDS encoding IclR family transcriptional regulator, translating into MAKDAYYTIGSVVKVFAVIEQMTKQPKWELAELSRAVGIPKTTVHRFLLTLQDLGYVVQSDEESAYGLTFKLFKMGSLVTGHTSIQDVARPYGKRLLEAIGETVNLCVYSGTEMIVVDRHVTKQALRQDSIVGHSFPMYLSASGKVSLAFMDSMKAGSLLESIRKESDGKIGPAEMADFIKEIEVVRENIIGYDNEEIYQGVCCTAVPVFDCNDDLVATLGVSVPSARFTPSKREVASRELYKAAEQVSLRLGASSYPPVKRK; encoded by the coding sequence ATGGCTAAAGACGCATATTATACAATTGGATCTGTGGTAAAGGTATTTGCTGTTATTGAGCAGATGACGAAGCAACCTAAATGGGAACTTGCAGAATTGAGTCGAGCTGTCGGTATTCCCAAAACAACGGTTCATCGATTTTTACTGACTTTGCAGGATCTTGGATATGTTGTTCAAAGTGATGAAGAAAGTGCGTATGGACTTACATTTAAACTTTTCAAGATGGGAAGTCTTGTTACGGGACATACGAGTATTCAAGACGTTGCCAGACCATATGGTAAACGATTGCTTGAGGCTATAGGGGAAACAGTCAATCTTTGTGTTTATTCCGGCACGGAAATGATTGTTGTCGACAGGCATGTGACAAAGCAGGCGCTGCGTCAGGATTCAATTGTTGGCCATTCGTTTCCAATGTATCTTTCAGCTTCCGGGAAGGTGTCCCTTGCCTTTATGGATTCTATGAAGGCCGGTTCACTGTTGGAGAGTATTCGGAAAGAATCGGATGGAAAGATTGGTCCTGCGGAAATGGCTGATTTTATAAAAGAAATTGAAGTAGTGCGAGAAAATATTATTGGGTATGACAATGAAGAAATATATCAGGGCGTTTGTTGTACAGCGGTCCCTGTGTTTGATTGCAATGATGATCTTGTTGCTACCTTAGGTGTTTCCGTACCGAGTGCGCGTTTTACTCCTAGTAAGCGAGAAGTGGCCAGCCGCGAATTATACAAGGCTGCAGAGCAAGTCTCGCTGCGGTTAGGCGCCAGCAGTTATCCACCTGTTAAGCGGAAATAA